CGCCTCGTTCTCGCGCAACATGAAGCTCGAAGACACCACCATCGGCTGGCGCTTCATCAACCCGCTGATGAAAGCCCAGTACGGCGTGGACGCGATGCCGCAGACCGCCGACAACGTGGCTGACGACTACAAGGTCTCCCGCGCCGACCAGGACGCCTTCGCCCTGCGCAGCCAGCAACGCACCGCCGTCGCCCAGGCTGCCGGCTTCTTTTCCGAAGAAATCGTCGAAGTACGCATTGCCCACAAGAAGGGTGAAACCGTGGTCAGCCAGGACGAGCATCCTCGCGCCGACACCACCCTGGAAGCCCTGACCAAGTTGAAGCCGGTCAACGGCCCGGACAAAACCGTCACCGCCGGCAACGCTTCCGGCGTGAACGACGGCGCTGCCGCCTTGATCCTCGCTTCGGCGGAAGCGGTGAAAAAACACGGCCTGACCGCCCGCGCCAAAGTGTTGGGCATGGCCAGCGCCGGTGTTGCACCGCGCGTGATGGGCATCGGCCCGGTGCCGGCCGTGCGCAAACTGACCGAGCGCCTGGGTGTGGCGGTCGGCGATTTCGACGTGATCGAACTCAACGAAGCGTTTGCCAGCCAGGGTCTGGCGGTGTTGCGTGAGCTGGGGATCGCCGACGACGCACCGCAGGTCAACCCGAACGGTGGCGCAATTGCCCTTGGCCATCCACTGGGTATGAGCGGCGCTCGTCTGGTACTGACGGCGCTGCATCAGTTGGAGAAAACCGGTGGCAAGAAAGGCCTGGCGACGATGTGTGTCGGCGTCGGCCAGGGTCTGGCACTGGCGATCGAACGCGTCTGATGGACTGCACTTCCCCCCTGTAGGAGCGAGCCTGCTCGCGATCGCAGTGTGTCAGTCAGCTCTGATGTCACTGACACACCGCGATCGCGAGCAGGCTCGCTCCTACAAGGGAGGGATTTCCCATGAGGGAATCGTGTTGATGCTGTATCTGTGGAACGGGACTGTTGCAAAGTATGTCTAGACTCTCACTGTCCCCATTGAGTGAAAAACAATGACAACGCCAACCGCATCACCCGCGCTTTACACAGGCGAAGAGCGCCGCAAACGGATCTTTGCCATTGTCGGTGCTTCGTCCGGCAACCTCGTCGAATGGTTCGACTTCTATGTCTACGCCTTCAGCGCACTGTATTTCGCGCCGGCCTTTTTCCCTTCCGACAATCCCACGGTGCAGCTTGTAAACACCGCGGGCGTGTTTGCCGCCGGGTTCCTGATGCGCCCGATCGGCGGTTGGATCTTCGGCCGCGTCGCCGATCGGCACGGCCGCAAGAACTCGATGCTGATTTCGATTTTGATGATGTGTTTTGGCTCGTTGCTCATTGCTTGCCTGCCGACCTACAGCAGCATTGGTATCTGGGCACCGATCCTGTTGCTGTTCGCCCGTTTGCTCCAGGGCTTGTCCGTGGGCGGTGAATACGGCACCACGGCCACGTACATGAGTGAGGTGGCCCTCAAGGGCCAGCGCGGTTTCTTCGCCTCGTTCCAGTACGTGACGCTGATCGGTGGGCAATTGCTGGCGGTGCTGGTGGTGGTGATCCTGCAGCAGTTCCTGTCCGAAGAGGAGTTGCGCGCCTACGGCTGGCGGATTCCATTCGTGGTCGGTGCGTGTGCGGCACTGGTTTCGCTGTACCTGCGTCGTTCGCTGAAAGAAACCACCAGCAAGGAAATGCGTGAGAATAAGGACGCCGGCAGCATCGGCGCATTGTTCCGTGACCATAAAGCCGCCTTTATTACCGTGCTGGGTTACACCGCCGGTGGCTCGCTGATTTTCTACACCTTCACCACGTACATGCAGAAGTACCTGGTGAACACCGCCGGCATGCCCGCCAAGACCGCCAGCTACATCATGACCGGCGCGCTCTTTCTCTATATGTGCATGCAGCCGTTGTTCGGCATGCTCGCCGACAAGATCGGCCGGCGTAACTCGATGCTCTGGTTCGGCGCCCTCGGGACGTTGTGCACCGTACCGATCCTGCTGAGCCTGAAAAGTGTCGGCAGCCCGTTCCTGGCCTTCGTGCTGATCACCCTGGCCCTGGCGATCGTCAGTTTCTACACCTCGATCAGCGGCCTGGTAAAAGCCGAAATGTTCCCGCCGGAAGTGCGCGCACTGGGCGTTGGCCTGGCGTATGCGGTGGCGAACGCGATCTTCGGTGGCTCGGCGGAATACGTGGCCCTTAGCCTCAAGGCCGGCGGCATGGAAAACTCCTTCTACTGGTACGTGACGGTGATGATGGCGATTGCCTTCCTGTTCAGCCTGCGCCTGCCGAAACAAGCCAAATACCTGCACCACGACCTTTGATCCATACGCGGGCCCTGGCGGGCCCGCGCCTCCAGGGACTGTTTATGAACCAGCGACCGGGCAATCAATTGTTCGATGCCTATTTCACTGCCCGCGATATGCGTGAGGTGTTCAGCGATCAGGGCCGGGTCCAGGCCATGCTCGACTTCGAAGCGGCGCTGGCCCGGGCCGAAGCGCGGGTCGGATTGATTCCGCAGAGCGCCGTGGCCCCCATCGAATCCGCCTGCCAGGCCGGGCATTTTGATTTTGCCGCCCTCGGCGAAGCGATTGCCATTGCCGGCAACTCGGCGATTCCGCTGGTCAAGGCATTGGGCAAGCAGATTGCGGCCAACGATGCCGAGGCCGAACGTTATGTGCATCTGGGCGCAACCAGCCAGGACGTGATGGACAGCGGCCTGGTGCTGCAACTGCGCCGGGCGCTGGAACTGATCGACAGCGATCTGGCGCAGCTGGGACAAACACTGGCTAACCAAGCCGAACGTTATGTGGCGACACCGCTGGCCGGGCGTACCTGGCTGCAACACGCGACACCGGTCACCCTCGGCATGAAAATCGCCGGTTGGCTGGGGGCGGTGACCCGCAGTCGCCAGCGTCTGCAAGAACTCAAGCCGCGCCTGTTGGTGCTGCAGTTCGGCGGCGCATCCGGCACCCTCGCGGCCCTGGGCGACAAGGCGATGCCGATTGCCCAGGCGCTGGCCGAAGAACTGCAACTGAGCCTGCCTGATCAACCGTGGCACACCCAGCGTGATCGTTTGGTGGAGTTCGGCTCTGTTCTGGGTTTGATCGCCGGCAGTCTTGGCAAACTCGGCCGCGACATCAGCCTGTTGATGCAGACCGAAGCGGGCGAAGTGTTCGAACCGTCGGCGCCGGGCAAGGGCGGTTCCTCGACCATGCCGCACAAGCGCAACCCGGTGGGTGCGGCCGTGCTGATCGGCGCCGCGACCCGCGTGCCCGGCCTGCTCTCGACTTTGTTCAGTGCCATGCCCCAGGAACACGAGCGCAGCCTGGGCCTGTGGCACGCCGAGTGGGAAACCTTGCCGGAGATTTGCTGCCTGGTGTCCGGCAGCCTCAAGCAGGCGCTGCTGGTGGCCGGTGGCCTGGAAGTGGATGCCGAGCGCATGGCGCGCAACCTCGATTTGACTCAGGGCCTGGTGCTCGCCGAAGCGGTGAGCATCGTGCTGGCGCAGCGGGTAGGGCGCGATACCGCGCATCATCTGCTGGAGCAATGCTGCAAACGCGCCGTGGCCGAACAGCGTCATCTGCGCGCCGTGCTCGGCGACGAACCGCAAGTAACCGCCGAACTGTCGGCACAAGAACTCGATCATCTGCTGGACCCCGCCCATTACCTCGGTCAGGCCCGTACCTGGGTCGAGCGAGCGGTGGCTGAACATTCTGCATTGACTGCCTGAAGGAGATTGCTGTGGCTTTCGTACAACTCGCCGATGGCGAACTGCATTACCAAATTGACGGCCCGGTGGATGCGCCGGTGCTGGTGCTGTCCAACTCCCTGGGCACCGACCTGCACATGTGGGACGCGCAAATTCCGGCGTTCAGCGAGCATTTCCGGGTGCTGCGTTTCGACACCCGTGGCCATGGCAAATCGCTGGTAACCCCCGGGCCGTACAGCATCGAGCAACTGGGCCACGACGTGCTGGCGCTGCTGGATGCCTTGCACATCGAGCGCGCGCATTTCTGCGGGCTGTCCATGGGCGGTCTGATCGGCCAATGGTTGGGTATCAACGCCCCTGAGCGCCTGAACAAACTGATCGTGTGCAACACCGCGGCGAAAATCGGCGATCCGTCGATCTGGAACCCGCGCATCGAAACCGTGCTGCGTGATGGCCCGGCGGCCATGGTGGCGCTTCGTGACGCGTCGATCGCCCGCTGGTTCACCCCGGACTTCTCCGAAGCCAACCCGGCGGCGGCCAAGCAGATCACCGACATGCTGGCGGCCACTTCGCCTGAAGGTTATGCGGCCAATTGCGCAGCAGTGCGCGATGCCGATTTCCGCGATCAATTGTCGTCGATCAAGGCACCGTTGCTGGTGATTGCCGGCTCTCACGATGCGGTCACGCCACCGTCTGGCGGGCATTTCATCCAGGAGCATGTGTCGGGTGCCGAATACGCCGAGTTCTATGCCGCGCACTTGTCCAACGTTCAGGCAGGCAACGCGTTCAGCGAGCGTGTACTGGCGTTTCTGACGGCTCGTTGAGAGGGGATTTTCGTGGACGAGAAACAACGTTACGACGAAGGCATGAACGTGCGTCGCGCGGTGCTGGGCGATGCTCACGTCGACCGCAGCCTGAGCACCCTGACCGAGTTCAACTCGGAGTTCCAGGAGATGATCACCCGCCATGCCTGGGGTGACATCTGGACCCGCCCGGGCCTGCCGCGCCACACCCGCAGCCTGATCACCATCGCCATGCTGATCGGCATGAACCGCGAAGGTGAACTGAAACTGCACCTGCGCGCCGCCGCTAACAATGGCGTCAGCCGGGGGGAGATCAAGGAAGTGATCATGCAGAGCGCGATCTACTGCGGGATTCCGGCGGCCAACGCCACGTTCCACCTGGCGGAGTCGGTGTGGGATGAGTTGGGGGTTGAATCGCGGGAGTGATCCTGGCGATTTGCGGCGCCTGATCTGACGCCATCGCGGGCAGGCTCGCTCCCACAAAGGTTTGGTGTGAGCACCGATTCTGTGTTCACCAACAAACCCTGTAGGAGCAAGGCTTGCCCGCGATGGCGTCCGTGAGATCGCCATCGCGGGCAAGCTTTGCTCCTACAGGAGGGCGGCGGTGTTTACAGCAGGCTGATCGGGTAGCCGATGATCACGCGGTTCTCATCGAATTCGTTGTTGCTGTAGTCCCGGCGCATGGTCGAGTTGCGCCATTTCACGTTCAGATCCTTCAGCGCACCGCTCTGCACGGTGTAGCCCAGTTCACTTTCCCGTCCCCATTCCTTGCCGTCGGTGATGCTGCCGGTGTGTACGTTGTCGCCGCTGATGTAGCGGTTCATCAGGGTCAGGCCGGGCACGCCGAGGGCGACGAAGTTGTAGTCGTGGCGCACCTGCCAGGATTTTTCCCGGGCGTTGTCGTAGCTGGAGTTGAAGCTGTCGTTGGCCAGGGTGCCGCCGCTGGTGCCGTTGACCCGCATCCACGGGCTGTCGCCGGTGAGTTTTTGCAGGCCGACGTAAAAGGTGTTGCCGCCGTATTTCGCCGAAAACAGGCCATACATGGTCTTGTTGTCCAGGTCCCCGGCGCGGGCGCTGCCGTCATCCTTGCCGTAGAAGAAACCGAGGTTGGCGCCCAAGGTCCAGTCGCCAAGGGGTTGGCTGTGGGTCAGGTTGATGAACTGCTGGCTGTAGATGTCCTTGAGCTCGGCATTCCATACACCGATCTGGGTGCGCTTTTCGTTGAACAGGTACTCGCCACCCTGGAAGTTGAAGCGGTCTGAGGTGAACGCGGCTTTGCCGGTCATCGACATGTCGTCCATGCTGCTGTCGTCACGCGGGCTGTTCTGACGGAACTGCCCGCCGTAGAGCGTCAGGCCGCTGATTTCCTTCGAGGTGATCTGCCCGCCACGGAAGGTTTGCGGCAGCGAGCGGCCGTCGTCGGAGCGCAGGATCGGCAGCACCGGCATCCAATCGCCGACCTTCACTTCGGTTTGCGACAGCTTCGCCTTGAACGCCACGTTGGTGCGACCGAAGTTGTCCGCCGGACGACCGTCGTGGTCCAGCGGCAGCAGTTGCGTGCCACCGGTGCCTTTGCCGCCATCGAGTTTCACCGAGTACAGCCCCAGCACATCCATGCCAAAGCCGACGGTGCCCTGGGTGAAGCCGGACTTGGCGTCGAGGATGAAGCTTTGCGTCCACTCTTCAGCCTTGCCCTGCGCCTTGGTCGGGTTGGTGAAGTTGCGGTTGATGTAGAAGTTGCGCAGGTTGAGGTTGACCTTGGCGCCTTCGACGAAGCCTGCCTCCTCGGCTTGGGCGGGCAGGGCTGTGCTGGCCAGGGCGACGGCGATCAGGCCGGGAACGAAATACTGGGAGGTGGAAGGCGTCATGGGCTCGGGTCTCTCTGATTCTTGGGGGTGAAACGGGTTAGCGCCGCAGCCGGGAAGGATGCAGACATGCAATCGACGGGTTGGGGGAAAGCCTTGGGGATCAGCCGGACAGGGCAGGGCGCGGGGGCATGGTGTCGAACCTGTTGTTATTGGTTTTGTAGGCCGATGGTGATGTGAATGTACTAGGTGGTTCAATCTGGAAAAGCGGGTTTTGGGCGATTATCGAACAAAGTTTGGCTTGGGTTTTGTAGTGACTATGCGGGCCTCATCGCGAGCAGGCTCGCTCCTACAATGGATCGCATTCTTTCTGGAGAAAGCGGATCAACTGTAGGAGCGAGCCTGCTCGCGAAGGGGCCAGACCTTCCACCACACCCTTTCCAGCTGGCAACAAAAAAGCCCACCAAGTCGGTGGGCTCTTTGTGTTCACAGCGCTATCAGAACATCCGCATCTTCGGCGCTTCTTCCTTCAACGGCTCGTTCTTCGCCGTCTGTTCGTTCCAGCCACCACCCAGCGCCTTGTACAGGTTCACCTGGCTGATCAGCTGCGCCAGACGGTCGGTGATCAGCGACTGTTGGGAAGCGAACAACTGACGCTGGGCATCGAGGAAGGTCAGGTTGCTGTCGACACCGATGCGATAACGACGCTCGGCGAGACGGTAGTAGTCCTGGTTGGCGCTGACCAAATTGCGCTGAGCCTGTACCTGATCGGTGTAGGTACCACGCGCGGCCAGGCCGTCGGCGACTTCCTGGAAGGCCGTCTGAATGGACTTCTCGTAGTTCGCCACGCCGATGTCTTTCTGGATCTTCGAGTAATCCAGGCTGGCGCGCAGGCTGCCGGCGTTGAAGATCGGCAGGTTGATCTGCGGCTGGAACAGCCAGGTGCCCGAACCACCCTTGAACAGACCGGACAGGTCCGGGCTCAGGGTGCCGGCGTTGGCGGTCAGGCTGATGCTCGGGAAGAACGCAGCCCTTGCGGCGCCGATATTGGCGTTTGCAGCCTTGAGGTTGTACTCGGCCTGCAGGATGTCCGGACGACGCTGCAGCAAATCGGACGGCAGGCCGGCCGGTACTTCGCTCAGCAAGTCATCGTTGAGCGGTTGGGCCGCTTGCAGGTTGGCCGGTATGCCGGTGCCGAGCAGCAGCACCAGGCTGTTTTCATCCTGGGCGACCTGACGGGTGTACTTGGCCAGTTGTGCACGGGCGTTTTCCACCGAGGTGCGCGACTGCGCCAGGTCCAGGGCCGAGGCGACACCCACTTCGTTGCTGCGCGAGGTTAGCCTGTAGCTCTCCTCGAACGCGGCGAGAGTGTCCTGGGTTACTTTCAGCAGCTCCTTGTCCGCCTGCCAGGTCAGGTAGGCGTTGGCCACGCTGGCCACCAGGCTGATCTGGGTGCTGCGCCGGCCTTCTTCGGTGGCGAAGTACTTCTGCAGGGCCTCTTCGCTCAGGCTGCGAACCCGACCGAACAGGTCGAGTTCATAGGCGCTGATGCCGACGGTGGCCGAGTAGGAGCTGACGATGCCCGAGCGACCGGTCTGCGAGGAGTTTTCCGGAATCTTCTGGCGGCTGCCGCTGCCATCGGCCGAAACGGCCGGGTACAGGTCGGCACGCTGGATGCGGTACTGCGCGGCGAAAGCATCGATGTTCAGGGCCGCGACACGCAGGTCGCGGTTGTTTTCCAGGGCGACCTGGATCAGCTGTTGCAGTGCCGGGTCATGGAAAAACTGCTTCCAGCCTTGCTCCGCGGCGGCCTGTGCAGGCGCCTGGGCCGGCGAGTACGCCAGGCCCTGCGGATATTGATCGGCCACCGGGGCTTGCGGTTGCTGATAATCGGGAATCAGCGAGCAACCACCGAGCACAAACGCGGCAACAGCCAGGGAAAGTAGCGACTTGCTCATTAGCCAGCCTCTTTAGAAGGTTCAATGGCATCGTCCTGGCTGGCGGTTTTGCGCTGGCCCAAAGACGATACGGTGACGAAGAACAGCGGGACCCAGAAGATCGCCAGTACGGTGGCGGTGATCATACCGCCAATCACACCGGTACCGATGGCATGCTGGCTACCGGAGCCTGCGCCCGTGGAGATCGCCAGTGGCACCACGCCGAGCACGAACGCGAGCGAGGTCATGATGATCGGTCGCAGACGCATGCGGCAGGCTTCGATCGCCGCATCGCGCAGGCTGCGCCCATGTTCATGCAGCTCCTTGGCAAATTCGACAATCAGAATCGCGTTTTTCGCCGCCAGACCGATAGTCGTCAACAAGCCCACCTGGAAGTACACGTCGTTGGACAGGCCGCGCAGGCTGGTGGCCATCAGCGCACCGATGATCCCCAGCGGTACTACCAGCATCACCGCAATCGGAATCGACCAGCTTTCATACAGCGCCGCCAGGCACAGGAACACCATCAGCAGCGACAACGCGTACAACGCCGGAGCCTGGGAGCCGGACAAACGTTCCTCATAAGACAGACCGGTCCAGGAGATACCGACACCCGCTGGCAGTTTCTTGGCGATGGCTTCGACTTCGGCCATGGCTTCACCGGTGGAATAACCCGGCGCCGGAGCACCAAGAATTTCCATCGCTTCCACACCGTTGTAGCGGGCCAGTTTCGGCGAGCCGTAGATCCACTCGCCCTTGGCGAACGCCGTGAACGGAACCATGGTGCCTTCGCGGTTACGCACGTACCACTTCTGCAGGTCTTCCGGACTCATGCGCGCGCCTGGCTTGCCTTGCACGTACACCTTCTTCACCCGACCACGGTCGATGAAGTCGTTGACGTAGCTACTGCCCAGGGCAATCGACAGGGTGTTGTTGATGTCGGCGATGGTAATGCCCAGGGCACTGGCCTTCTCGTCATCGATTTCCAACTGGTACTGCGGTTCGTCGTTCAGGCCGTTCGGACGCACTTGCGCCAGCACTTTGCTTTGCGCGGCCATGCCGAGGAACTGGTTGCGCGCTTCCATCAACTTGTCGTGACCGATACCGGCGCGGTCCTGCAGGAACACGTCGAAACCGGTGGCGTTACCCAGCTCCAGTACCGCCGGCGGGGCGAAGGCGAACACCATCGCATCGCGGAAGGTGAAGAAGTGCTGCTGGGCGCGGGCCGCAACCTTGAACACATTGTTATCGGCGTTACGCTCGTCCCACGGGCGCAGCATGATGAACGCCATACCCGAGCTCTGGCCTCGGCCGGCGAAGTTGAAGCCGGTCACGGTAAACACCGAGTTCACTGCATCGCCTTCACCGCCATCCTTGCCCGGACGCAGCAGGAATTCACGCATCTGGTCCACGACCACTTGGGTGCGCTGGGACGTCGAGCCGGCCGGGGTCTGTACCTGGGCGAACAGTACGCCCTGGTCTTCTTCCGGCAGGAACGCGGTCGGAATGCGGGTGAACAGCCAGATCATGCCGACAACGATGATGAGGTAGGCCAGCAGGTACGGTGCCTTCTGCGCCAGCATGTTGCCCACGCCGCGCTCGTAGCTGCGTACGCCACGGTCGAAGTTGCGGTTGAACCAGCCGAAGAAGCCGCGTTTGGGTGTGCCGTGCTCGCCTTTCGGAATCGCCTTGAGCATGGTGGCGCACAGTGCCGGGGTGAAGATCAGGGCCACCAGTACCGACAGGGCCATGGCCGAAACGATGGTGATCGAGAACTGCTTGTAGATCACGCCGGTGGAGCCGCTGAAGAACGCCATCGGCAGCAGTACCGCCGACAGTACCAGGGCGATACCCACCAGGGCGCCCTGGATCTGCCCCATGGATTTCTTGGTGGCTTCCTTGGGTGACAGGCCTTCTTCGCTCATCACCCGTTCGACGTTTTCCACCACGACGATGGCGTCGTCCACCAGCAAGCCGATGGCCAGCACCATGCCGAACATGGTCAGGGTGTTGATGCTGAAGCCGGCGGCCGCGAGGATGCCGAAGGTACCGAGCAATACCACCGGCACGGTCATCGTGGTGATGACGGTGGCACGGAAGTTCTGCAGGAACAGGAACATCACCAGGAACACCAGCACGATCGCTTCGACCAGGGTTTCAACCACACCCTTGATCGATTCGGTCACCACCGGGGTGGTGTCGTACGGGAACACCACTTCCATCCCTTGCGGGAAGAACGGCTTGAGGTTGTCGATGGTCTTGCGCAGGGCTTTTGCGGTGTCGAGGGCGTTGGCACCGTTGGCCAGTTTCACCGCAAGGCCAGAAGCCGGTGCGCCGTTGAACTGGGCGTTGATGCTGTAGTTCTCGCCACCCAGGCCGACTTCGGCGACATCTTTCAGGCGAACCTGGGAACCGTCCTTGTTGACCTTGAGCAGGATCTTGTTGAACTGCTCGGCGGTCTGCAGACGGGTCTTGCCGATGATCGTCGCGTTCAGCTGGGTGCCGGGCAGCGCAGGCAGGCCGCCGAGCTGGCCGGAGGAGATCTGCACGTTTTGCGCGGCGATGGCGGTCTTGACGTCGATCGGGGTCAGGTTGAAGTTGTTCAACTTGGCCGGATCCAGCCAGATACGCATGGCGTACTGCGAACCGAACACCTGGAAGTCACCGACACCCGCGGTACGCGAGATCGGGTCCTGCATGTTGGACACGATGTAGTTGGACAGGTCGTCCTTGGTCATGCTGCCGTCGCGGGACACCACGCCGATCACCAACAGGAAGTTTTTCACTGCCTTGGTCACGCGGATACCCTGCTGCTGCACTTCTTGCGGCAACAGTGGGGTGGCCAGGTTCAGCTTGTTCTGTACCTGAACCTGCGCGGTGTCGGAGTTGGTGCCTTGCTCGAAGGTCGCGGTGATGGTCATGGTGCCGTCGGAGTTACTTTCCGACGACACATAACGCAGGTTGTCGATACCGTTGAGTTGCTGTTCGATCACCTGGACCACGGTGTCCTGCACGGTTTGCGCCGATGCGCCCGGATAGGTCACGGAGATGGCGATGGCCGGCGGTGCAATGCTCGGGTACTGGTTGATCGGCAGCCGCAGGATCGACAGTGCCCCGACCAGCATGATCACCAGGGCAATTACCCAGGCGAAAATCGGACGGTCGATAAAGAATTTCGACATGGTTTAATCCTTTTTACCGCTGGAAGCCTGTTCAGCTGCCTTGGCGGGTGCCGGGCTCGCGGTTCCGGCAGGGGCACCGACGTTGGTTGCATCAGTGGCCTTGACTTCGATGCCTGGCTTGACGAATTGCAGGCCTTCGGTGATCAGGCGGTCGCCGGCCTTCAGGCCGTCTTCGATCAGCCACTGATTGCCGACGGTACGGCTGGCCTTGAGCTGGCGCAGTTCGACCTTGTTGTCGGCACCGACGACCAGTGCGGTCGGCGTGCCCTTGAGGTCGCGGGTCACGCCTTGCTGCGGGGCCAGGATCGCTGCGCTGTTCACACCGGCTTGCAACTGGGCGTGAACGAACATGCCCGGAAGCAGGGTGTGGTCAGGGTTCGGGAACACTGCACGCAGGGTCACGGAGCCAGTGGTCTGGTCGACCGAGACTTCGGAGAACTCCAGCTTGCCGTCCAGTTTGTACTGGCTGCCGTCTTCGAGGGTCAGCTTGACCTTGGCGGCGTTGACGCCGGCCTTTTGCAGGCGACCGCTTTCCAGTTCGCGGCGCAATTGCAGCAGTTCCACGGAGGACTGCGTCACGTCGACGTAGATCGGGTCAAGTTGCTGGATCACGGCCATTGCTTCGGTCTGACCGTTGCTGACCAACGCGCCTTCGGTCACTGAAGAACGGCCGATACGACCGGACAGTGGTGCGTAAACCTTGGTGTAGCGCACATTGATCTGGGCGGTTTGCAGGGCGGCTTCCGACTGCAGGCGGTTGGCCACGGCGGTGTCGTATTCCTGGCGGCTCACAGCCTGCT
This genomic interval from Pseudomonas putida contains the following:
- a CDS encoding efflux RND transporter periplasmic adaptor subunit encodes the protein MQFKPAVTALVAAIALASLLSGCKKEEAAPAAPPPQVGVVTLQPQTFTLTSDLPGRTSAYRIAEVRPQVNGIILKRLFKEGGDVKEGQQLYQIDPSVYEATLKSAEANLRSTKSISDRYQQLVNEQAVSRQEYDTAVANRLQSEAALQTAQINVRYTKVYAPLSGRIGRSSVTEGALVSNGQTEAMAVIQQLDPIYVDVTQSSVELLQLRRELESGRLQKAGVNAAKVKLTLEDGSQYKLDGKLEFSEVSVDQTTGSVTLRAVFPNPDHTLLPGMFVHAQLQAGVNSAAILAPQQGVTRDLKGTPTALVVGADNKVELRQLKASRTVGNQWLIEDGLKAGDRLITEGLQFVKPGIEVKATDATNVGAPAGTASPAPAKAAEQASSGKKD
- the emhB gene encoding efflux RND transporter permease subunit EmhB, translating into MSKFFIDRPIFAWVIALVIMLVGALSILRLPINQYPSIAPPAIAISVTYPGASAQTVQDTVVQVIEQQLNGIDNLRYVSSESNSDGTMTITATFEQGTNSDTAQVQVQNKLNLATPLLPQEVQQQGIRVTKAVKNFLLVIGVVSRDGSMTKDDLSNYIVSNMQDPISRTAGVGDFQVFGSQYAMRIWLDPAKLNNFNLTPIDVKTAIAAQNVQISSGQLGGLPALPGTQLNATIIGKTRLQTAEQFNKILLKVNKDGSQVRLKDVAEVGLGGENYSINAQFNGAPASGLAVKLANGANALDTAKALRKTIDNLKPFFPQGMEVVFPYDTTPVVTESIKGVVETLVEAIVLVFLVMFLFLQNFRATVITTMTVPVVLLGTFGILAAAGFSINTLTMFGMVLAIGLLVDDAIVVVENVERVMSEEGLSPKEATKKSMGQIQGALVGIALVLSAVLLPMAFFSGSTGVIYKQFSITIVSAMALSVLVALIFTPALCATMLKAIPKGEHGTPKRGFFGWFNRNFDRGVRSYERGVGNMLAQKAPYLLAYLIIVVGMIWLFTRIPTAFLPEEDQGVLFAQVQTPAGSTSQRTQVVVDQMREFLLRPGKDGGEGDAVNSVFTVTGFNFAGRGQSSGMAFIMLRPWDERNADNNVFKVAARAQQHFFTFRDAMVFAFAPPAVLELGNATGFDVFLQDRAGIGHDKLMEARNQFLGMAAQSKVLAQVRPNGLNDEPQYQLEIDDEKASALGITIADINNTLSIALGSSYVNDFIDRGRVKKVYVQGKPGARMSPEDLQKWYVRNREGTMVPFTAFAKGEWIYGSPKLARYNGVEAMEILGAPAPGYSTGEAMAEVEAIAKKLPAGVGISWTGLSYEERLSGSQAPALYALSLLMVFLCLAALYESWSIPIAVMLVVPLGIIGALMATSLRGLSNDVYFQVGLLTTIGLAAKNAILIVEFAKELHEHGRSLRDAAIEACRMRLRPIIMTSLAFVLGVVPLAISTGAGSGSQHAIGTGVIGGMITATVLAIFWVPLFFVTVSSLGQRKTASQDDAIEPSKEAG